One Vigna unguiculata cultivar IT97K-499-35 chromosome 7, ASM411807v1, whole genome shotgun sequence genomic region harbors:
- the LOC114189700 gene encoding putative 1-phosphatidylinositol-3-phosphate 5-kinase FAB1D isoform X1, with the protein MCIMCHYCGAGLSESNFDNKKEGNESSLKCNAKVSIRPCKSCGEKLERANAKWRSNSPYVTPYVSPTTSLQSTDSCVSTCSDFSVDVNSCDRNSQEESTVERGVEDLGYRVNGSQKVMESHSEESNNNNEGYTVRDVEIAQGHNFQEEKAYHSEDPIESSVEETEYSLPDDLEVQTWEPPEPENPQDDMDNSVTCNDDDEDHSMGIANLGEPISINSSEDELSGIYRFKEEKLRAMEEMMNGKFKALVGQLLKSVGVSSSDEGDKSWVDIVTSLSWEAASFLKPDAVGGSTMNPDGYVKVKCIAAGSRGQSQLIRGLVFKKHAAHKHMPTKYKNPRLLLISGVLGHSIDGLSSFDSMDQEKDDLKSKMDRIEMCHPNVILVEKTVSRDIQESILAKGMTLVLDMKLHRLERVARCTGSPILSCDNLNGQKLRHCDFIYFEKFVEEHDGVGEGGKKPVKTLMFIDGCPTRLGCTILLKGTHSDELKRIKCVLRCAVVMAYHLILETSFLVDQKAMFSTIPSLRVTDILPTNKDSCDSTSTNSSIPSLEYSGENGVVSTDIVISNGLQEKNTNGNNLGSEEFSPFSCEPYNPAVFSGFSAISSSLKKVMGDSFPFASSAPYQSLSAYFGFNGRKPDGQVDESISVLNSPEADGITMIEGKNHSNEVKSLNDGQSLSSPVYLDSSGNISKDGHNDRKELQSKDDINSVLDSQSILVLMSSRNALRGTVCKQSHFSHIMFYNNFDIPLGKFLEDNLLNQTRLCDACQELPDAHFYYYAHHNKQLTIQVKRLPLEKRLPGEAEGKIWMWSRCRKCNSGSTKRVLISTTARSLSFGKFLELGLSRYSSSRKLSCGHSLDRDFLYFFGLGHMVAMFRYASVTTYTVSMPPQKLEFNGAIRQEWLLKETKNVYMKGISLFREVAKCLKTIQFDGLGGSIRDFSEVEKMLKQEQEEFEENVKTAIAKKGDPDQASFKLLNLNRLMWDLLIQSYVWVQRLYPLRSADSLRLESDVSEKVMQDGDIEIMFDTSVPAHELSIKEIPIEGPLLECNEQDDPSNTKDVKVPVVDDLISRRSSDQKLKLSLDVSTRLPDHLEVRKNSPVSTDIPANHPVADLKLLNKSASNSPVSNLLDSNDWFWKPFTDIRQIGIREFQKRLLPKFESVSSSIAEYIPTANQLITEEGTRLHIPLKTDNHVVSDFEGEPSSIIACALALLKDTYDVSEVDDEDDRNEVGITSNSTESLHSLTNGTLTSFQSFSRSSSDSESVHSAASSSEESRTSRATENHSIEIAMGGAKSLGREKYSVICHYFKQFRELRNWCCPSELDFIASLSRCRNWDAKGGKSKSYFAKTLDDRFIIKEIKRTELDSFLGFSSLYFKHMRESFESGSQTCLAKVLGIYQVTKRHVKSGKEVKYDLMVMENLTYNRNITRQYDLKGALFARYNSAADGDGDVLLDQNFVNDMNSSPLYVSHKAKRVLQRAVWNDTSFLNSINVMDYSLLVGVDSQKRELVCGIIDYLRQYTWDKHLETWMKSSLVVPRNVLPTVISPKEYKKRFRKFMSTYFFSIPDHWCSQKSSNPCKLCCSGEEDDDHASPDKP; encoded by the exons ATGTGTATTATGTGCCATTATTGTGGTGCGGGCTTGTCAGAATCAAATTTTGACAATAAAAAAGAGGGTAATGAGAGTAGTCTAAAGTGCAATGCCAAAGTTTCCATTAGGCCTTGCAAATCCTGTGGAGAGAAGCTAGAGCGAGCAAATGCGAAGTGGCGTAGTAATAGTCCATACGTGACACCATATGTCAGTCCAACTACGTCATTGCAAAGTACTGATAGCTGTGTCTCCACCTGCA GTGACTTTTCAGTTGATGTGAACTCATGTGACAG GAATAGTCAAGAAGAAAGTACAGTTGAACGTGGTGTGGAAGATCTCGGTTATCGGGTGAATGGTTCACAAAAAGTGATGGAAAGCCATTCCGAAGAAAGCAATAACAACAATGAGGGTTACACAGTGAGAGATGTGGAAATTGCACAAGGGCATAACTTTCAAGAAGAAAAAGCTTATCATTCTGAAGACCCTATTGAATCCTCTGTCGAGGAAACTGAATATTCTCTTCCTGATGATCTGGAAGTCCAAACTTGGGAACCTCCTGAGCCAGAGAACCCACAGGATGACATGGACAATAGTGTGACCTGTAATGACGATGATGAAGACCACAGCATGGGGATTGCAAACTTGGGTGAGCCAATTTCTATCAATAGTTCTGAGGATGAATTAAGTGGGATCTACAGGTTCAAAGAGGAAAAACTAAGAGCAATGGAAGAAATGATGAATGGGAAATTCAAGGCACTTGTTGGTCAGCTGCTTAAATCTGTAGGGGTTTCCTCTTCGGATGAAGGTGATAAGAGTTGGGTGGACATAGTTACGTCTTTATCATGGGAAGCTGCTTCTTTTCTGAAGCCTGATGCAGTAGGAGGTAGTACAATGAATCCTGATGGATATGTTAAAGTGAAGTGCATTGCTGCTGGTTCTCGTGGCCAAAG TCAACTAATAAGAGGTTTGGTCTTCAAAAAACATGCTGCTCACAAGCATATGCCAACTAAGTATAAAAATCCTAGATTATTACTGATTAGCGGCGTGCTTGGTCATTCTATTGATGGGCTGTCCTCATTTGACTCCATGGACCAG GAGAAGGATGATCTGAAATCTAAAATGGATCGTATTGAAATGTGCCATCCAAATGTTATATTAGTGGAGAAAACTGTCTCTCGTGATATACAAGAGTCAATTTTGGCAAAGGGAATGACACTTGTGCTTGATATGAAGCTTCACCGTCTGGAAAGAGTTGCGCGTTGCACTGGTTCACCAATTTTATCATGTGATAATTTGAACGGTCAAAAGCTAAGACActgtgattttatttattttgagaaGTTTGTGGAGGAACATGACGGGGTTGGTGAAGGAGGAAAGAAGCCCGTCAAGACTTTGATGTTCATTGACGGCTGTCCTACACGTTTGGGCTGCACG ATTTTACTGAAAGGAACTCACAGTGATGAACTGAAAAGGATTAAATGTGTCTTGCGCTGTGCAGTTGTCATGGCATATCATTTAATTCTCGAAACTTCGTTTCTTGTTGATCAGAAAGCTATGTTCTCTACCATTCCATCTTTGCGTGTCACAGATATCTTGCCAACCAATAAAGATTCCTGTGATTCAACTTCGACAAATTCAAGCATTCCATCTCTTGAGTATTCTGGTGAAAATGGAGTAGTTAGTACTGATATTGTTATATCAAATGGActtcaagaaaaaaacacaaatggAAACAACTTAGGATCAGAGGAGTTTTCTCCATTCTCTTGTGAACCATATAATCCAGCTGTCTTTTCTGGGTTCTCAGCTATTTCATCTTCTCTTAAGAAAGTTATGGGGGATAGTTTTCCCTTTGCTTCTTCTGCTCCTTATCAATCTTTATCAGCTTACTTTGGCTTCAATGGAAGGAAGCCTGATGGTCAGGTTGATGAGTCAATTTCTGTTTTAAACTCTCCAGAGGCTGATGGAATTACCATGATCGAAGGAAAAAATCATTCTAATGAAGTGAAGTCACTTAATGATGGGCAATCCCTGTCTTCACCCGTGTACTTAGATTCCAGTGGGAATATAAGTAAAGATGGCCATAATGATAGAAAAGAACTCCAAAGCAAAGATGATATCAATTCAGTATTGGATTCTCAGAGTATTTTGGTCTTGATGTCTAGCCGGAATGCCTTAAGAGGGACCGTATGCAAGCAAAGTCATTTTTCCCATATTATGTTCTACAACAATTTTGATATTCCACTTGGAAAGTTTCTTGAGGACAACTTGCTCAATCAG ACAAGACTTTGTGATGCCTGTCAAGAATTGCCAGATGctcacttttattattatgctcATCACAATAAACAGCTTACAATACAAGTTAAACGGTTGCCCCTGGAAAAACGTTTGCCTGGGGAGGCAGAAGGGAAAATTTGGATGTGGAGCCGTTGTCGAAAATGCAATTCTGGTTCTACAAAGAGAGTGTTGATATCTACCACTGCCCGTAGTCTATCATTTGGAAAATTTTTGGAACTTGGCCTTTCTCGCTATTCTTCTAGCAGAAAATTGAGTTGTGGCCATTCTCTTGATAGGGATTTTCTCTATTTCTTCGG ATTAGGTCACATGGTTGCTATGTTCAGATATGCTTCTGTCACCACATACACTGTGTCTATGCCTCCTCAGAAACTGGAGTTCAATGGTGCAATTAGACAAGAGTGGCTTTTGAAAGAGACTAAGAAT GTGTATATGAAAGGCATATCATTATTCAGAGAAGTTGCAAAGTGTTTGAAGACAATTCAATTTGATGGTCTTGGAGGATCAATTAGAGATTTCTCCGAGGTTGAGAAGATGTTAAAGCAAGAGCAAGAAGAGTTTGAG GAAAATGTCAAGACTGCCATTGCTAAAAAGGGGGATCCAGACCAGGCTTCTTTCAAACTTCTCAATTTGAACCGGTTAATGTGGGATCTTTTGATTCAATCCTATGTGTGGGTTCAACGGTTATACCCACTACGCTCAGCTGATAGTTTAAGACTTGAATCTGATGTCTCTGAGAAAGTTATGCAAGATGGGGATATAGAAATTATGTTTGACACATCTGTTCCAGCACATGAACTATCAATAAAGGAAATTCCAATTGAAGGACCTCTCCTCGAGTGTAATGAACAAGATGATCCATCCAACACAAAGGATGTGAAAGTACCTGTTGTTGATGATTTGATATCAAGGAGATCTTCTGACCAAAAGTTGAAATTGAGTCTGGATGTTTCCACTCGGTTACCAGATCATCTTGAAGTACGCAAGAATTCTCCAGTTTCTACAGATATTCCAGCTAATCATCCAGTTGCAGATTTAAAGCTATTAAATAAAAGTGCTTCCAATTCACCAGTTTCCAACTTGCTGGATTCAAATGATTGGTTCTGGAAGCCATTTACTGACATTCGGCAGATAGGCATAAGGGAATTCCAGAAAAGATTATTGCCAAAATTTGAATCTGTAAGCAGCTCCATTGCTGAATATATACCCACAGCCAATCAATTAATCACCGAGGAAGGTACACGGTTGCATATCCCTCTCAAGACGGACAATCATGTTGTGTCTGACTTCGAGGGTGAACCCTCAAGTATTATTGCATGTGCACTGGCCTTATTGAAAGATACATATGATGTATCAGAAGTTGATGATGAGGACGATAGAAATGAAGTTGGTATAACTTCAAATTCAACAGAAAGTTTGCATAGCTTGACCAATGGTACCTTAACTTCTTTTCAATCATTTTCAAGGAGTTCTTCAGATTCTGAGTCTGTACATTCTGCAGCAAGCAGTTCAGAAGAGTCACGAACCTCTCGTGCTACAGAAAACCATAGCATAGAGATTGCTATGGGTGGTGCGAAATCACTTGGCAGGGAAAAATATTCAGTGATATGTCATTATTTCAAGCAGTTTCGTGAACTTAGAAACTGGTGTTGCCCATCCGAGCTTGATTTTATTGCTTCATTAAGCCGCTGTAGGAATTGGGATGCCAAAGGTGGAAAAAGCAAATCCTATTTTGCAAAAACACTTGATGACAGATTCATCATAAAGGAAATAAAGAGGACAGAACTTGATTCATTTTTGGGGTTTTCTTCTTTGTATTTCAAACACATGAGAGAGTCATTTGAGTCTGGAAGTCAAACTTGTCTGGCAAAAGTCTTGGGGATCTATCAG GTTACTAAAAGACATGTCAAAAGTGGAAAAGAGGTTAAATATGACCTCATGGTGATGGAAAATCTTACCTATAATCGAAATATTACTCGCCAATATGATCTTAAAGGTGCCCTTTTTGCCCGGTACAATTCCGCTGCTGATGGTGATGGAGATGTTCTGTTGGATCAGAACTTTGTGAATGACATGAACTCTTCCCCATTATATGTCAGTCATAAAGCAAAGCGTGTTCTTCAACGCGCTGTTTGGAATGACACATCTTTTCTGAAT TCAATCAATGTGATGGATTACTCCTTGCTTGTTGGAGTAGATTCTCAGAAGCGCGAGCTAGTCTGCGGGATCATTGATTATCTCAGGCAATATACATGGGACAAGCATCTTGAGACATGGATGAAGTCATCACTTGTTGTGCCAAGAAATGTGTTGCCAACTGTAATCTCTCcaaaagaatacaaaaagaGGTTCAGAAAGTTTATGtctacatatttttttagtattccaGATCACTGGTGTTCTCAGAAATCCTCCAATCCTTGCAAACTTTGTTGCTCgggggaagaagatgatgatcaTGCTTCCCCAGACAAGCCCTAG
- the LOC114189700 gene encoding putative 1-phosphatidylinositol-3-phosphate 5-kinase FAB1D isoform X3, which translates to MCIMCHYCGAGLSESNFDNKKEGNESSLKCNAKVSIRPCKSCGEKLERANAKWRSNSPYVTPYVSPTTSLQSDFSVDVNSCDRNSQEESTVERGVEDLGYRVNGSQKVMESHSEESNNNNEGYTVRDVEIAQGHNFQEEKAYHSEDPIESSVEETEYSLPDDLEVQTWEPPEPENPQDDMDNSVTCNDDDEDHSMGIANLGEPISINSSEDELSGIYRFKEEKLRAMEEMMNGKFKALVGQLLKSVGVSSSDEGDKSWVDIVTSLSWEAASFLKPDAVGGSTMNPDGYVKVKCIAAGSRGQSQLIRGLVFKKHAAHKHMPTKYKNPRLLLISGVLGHSIDGLSSFDSMDQEKDDLKSKMDRIEMCHPNVILVEKTVSRDIQESILAKGMTLVLDMKLHRLERVARCTGSPILSCDNLNGQKLRHCDFIYFEKFVEEHDGVGEGGKKPVKTLMFIDGCPTRLGCTILLKGTHSDELKRIKCVLRCAVVMAYHLILETSFLVDQKAMFSTIPSLRVTDILPTNKDSCDSTSTNSSIPSLEYSGENGVVSTDIVISNGLQEKNTNGNNLGSEEFSPFSCEPYNPAVFSGFSAISSSLKKVMGDSFPFASSAPYQSLSAYFGFNGRKPDGQVDESISVLNSPEADGITMIEGKNHSNEVKSLNDGQSLSSPVYLDSSGNISKDGHNDRKELQSKDDINSVLDSQSILVLMSSRNALRGTVCKQSHFSHIMFYNNFDIPLGKFLEDNLLNQTRLCDACQELPDAHFYYYAHHNKQLTIQVKRLPLEKRLPGEAEGKIWMWSRCRKCNSGSTKRVLISTTARSLSFGKFLELGLSRYSSSRKLSCGHSLDRDFLYFFGLGHMVAMFRYASVTTYTVSMPPQKLEFNGAIRQEWLLKETKNVYMKGISLFREVAKCLKTIQFDGLGGSIRDFSEVEKMLKQEQEEFEENVKTAIAKKGDPDQASFKLLNLNRLMWDLLIQSYVWVQRLYPLRSADSLRLESDVSEKVMQDGDIEIMFDTSVPAHELSIKEIPIEGPLLECNEQDDPSNTKDVKVPVVDDLISRRSSDQKLKLSLDVSTRLPDHLEVRKNSPVSTDIPANHPVADLKLLNKSASNSPVSNLLDSNDWFWKPFTDIRQIGIREFQKRLLPKFESVSSSIAEYIPTANQLITEEGTRLHIPLKTDNHVVSDFEGEPSSIIACALALLKDTYDVSEVDDEDDRNEVGITSNSTESLHSLTNGTLTSFQSFSRSSSDSESVHSAASSSEESRTSRATENHSIEIAMGGAKSLGREKYSVICHYFKQFRELRNWCCPSELDFIASLSRCRNWDAKGGKSKSYFAKTLDDRFIIKEIKRTELDSFLGFSSLYFKHMRESFESGSQTCLAKVLGIYQVTKRHVKSGKEVKYDLMVMENLTYNRNITRQYDLKGALFARYNSAADGDGDVLLDQNFVNDMNSSPLYVSHKAKRVLQRAVWNDTSFLNSINVMDYSLLVGVDSQKRELVCGIIDYLRQYTWDKHLETWMKSSLVVPRNVLPTVISPKEYKKRFRKFMSTYFFSIPDHWCSQKSSNPCKLCCSGEEDDDHASPDKP; encoded by the exons ATGTGTATTATGTGCCATTATTGTGGTGCGGGCTTGTCAGAATCAAATTTTGACAATAAAAAAGAGGGTAATGAGAGTAGTCTAAAGTGCAATGCCAAAGTTTCCATTAGGCCTTGCAAATCCTGTGGAGAGAAGCTAGAGCGAGCAAATGCGAAGTGGCGTAGTAATAGTCCATACGTGACACCATATGTCAGTCCAACTACGTCATTGCAAA GTGACTTTTCAGTTGATGTGAACTCATGTGACAG GAATAGTCAAGAAGAAAGTACAGTTGAACGTGGTGTGGAAGATCTCGGTTATCGGGTGAATGGTTCACAAAAAGTGATGGAAAGCCATTCCGAAGAAAGCAATAACAACAATGAGGGTTACACAGTGAGAGATGTGGAAATTGCACAAGGGCATAACTTTCAAGAAGAAAAAGCTTATCATTCTGAAGACCCTATTGAATCCTCTGTCGAGGAAACTGAATATTCTCTTCCTGATGATCTGGAAGTCCAAACTTGGGAACCTCCTGAGCCAGAGAACCCACAGGATGACATGGACAATAGTGTGACCTGTAATGACGATGATGAAGACCACAGCATGGGGATTGCAAACTTGGGTGAGCCAATTTCTATCAATAGTTCTGAGGATGAATTAAGTGGGATCTACAGGTTCAAAGAGGAAAAACTAAGAGCAATGGAAGAAATGATGAATGGGAAATTCAAGGCACTTGTTGGTCAGCTGCTTAAATCTGTAGGGGTTTCCTCTTCGGATGAAGGTGATAAGAGTTGGGTGGACATAGTTACGTCTTTATCATGGGAAGCTGCTTCTTTTCTGAAGCCTGATGCAGTAGGAGGTAGTACAATGAATCCTGATGGATATGTTAAAGTGAAGTGCATTGCTGCTGGTTCTCGTGGCCAAAG TCAACTAATAAGAGGTTTGGTCTTCAAAAAACATGCTGCTCACAAGCATATGCCAACTAAGTATAAAAATCCTAGATTATTACTGATTAGCGGCGTGCTTGGTCATTCTATTGATGGGCTGTCCTCATTTGACTCCATGGACCAG GAGAAGGATGATCTGAAATCTAAAATGGATCGTATTGAAATGTGCCATCCAAATGTTATATTAGTGGAGAAAACTGTCTCTCGTGATATACAAGAGTCAATTTTGGCAAAGGGAATGACACTTGTGCTTGATATGAAGCTTCACCGTCTGGAAAGAGTTGCGCGTTGCACTGGTTCACCAATTTTATCATGTGATAATTTGAACGGTCAAAAGCTAAGACActgtgattttatttattttgagaaGTTTGTGGAGGAACATGACGGGGTTGGTGAAGGAGGAAAGAAGCCCGTCAAGACTTTGATGTTCATTGACGGCTGTCCTACACGTTTGGGCTGCACG ATTTTACTGAAAGGAACTCACAGTGATGAACTGAAAAGGATTAAATGTGTCTTGCGCTGTGCAGTTGTCATGGCATATCATTTAATTCTCGAAACTTCGTTTCTTGTTGATCAGAAAGCTATGTTCTCTACCATTCCATCTTTGCGTGTCACAGATATCTTGCCAACCAATAAAGATTCCTGTGATTCAACTTCGACAAATTCAAGCATTCCATCTCTTGAGTATTCTGGTGAAAATGGAGTAGTTAGTACTGATATTGTTATATCAAATGGActtcaagaaaaaaacacaaatggAAACAACTTAGGATCAGAGGAGTTTTCTCCATTCTCTTGTGAACCATATAATCCAGCTGTCTTTTCTGGGTTCTCAGCTATTTCATCTTCTCTTAAGAAAGTTATGGGGGATAGTTTTCCCTTTGCTTCTTCTGCTCCTTATCAATCTTTATCAGCTTACTTTGGCTTCAATGGAAGGAAGCCTGATGGTCAGGTTGATGAGTCAATTTCTGTTTTAAACTCTCCAGAGGCTGATGGAATTACCATGATCGAAGGAAAAAATCATTCTAATGAAGTGAAGTCACTTAATGATGGGCAATCCCTGTCTTCACCCGTGTACTTAGATTCCAGTGGGAATATAAGTAAAGATGGCCATAATGATAGAAAAGAACTCCAAAGCAAAGATGATATCAATTCAGTATTGGATTCTCAGAGTATTTTGGTCTTGATGTCTAGCCGGAATGCCTTAAGAGGGACCGTATGCAAGCAAAGTCATTTTTCCCATATTATGTTCTACAACAATTTTGATATTCCACTTGGAAAGTTTCTTGAGGACAACTTGCTCAATCAG ACAAGACTTTGTGATGCCTGTCAAGAATTGCCAGATGctcacttttattattatgctcATCACAATAAACAGCTTACAATACAAGTTAAACGGTTGCCCCTGGAAAAACGTTTGCCTGGGGAGGCAGAAGGGAAAATTTGGATGTGGAGCCGTTGTCGAAAATGCAATTCTGGTTCTACAAAGAGAGTGTTGATATCTACCACTGCCCGTAGTCTATCATTTGGAAAATTTTTGGAACTTGGCCTTTCTCGCTATTCTTCTAGCAGAAAATTGAGTTGTGGCCATTCTCTTGATAGGGATTTTCTCTATTTCTTCGG ATTAGGTCACATGGTTGCTATGTTCAGATATGCTTCTGTCACCACATACACTGTGTCTATGCCTCCTCAGAAACTGGAGTTCAATGGTGCAATTAGACAAGAGTGGCTTTTGAAAGAGACTAAGAAT GTGTATATGAAAGGCATATCATTATTCAGAGAAGTTGCAAAGTGTTTGAAGACAATTCAATTTGATGGTCTTGGAGGATCAATTAGAGATTTCTCCGAGGTTGAGAAGATGTTAAAGCAAGAGCAAGAAGAGTTTGAG GAAAATGTCAAGACTGCCATTGCTAAAAAGGGGGATCCAGACCAGGCTTCTTTCAAACTTCTCAATTTGAACCGGTTAATGTGGGATCTTTTGATTCAATCCTATGTGTGGGTTCAACGGTTATACCCACTACGCTCAGCTGATAGTTTAAGACTTGAATCTGATGTCTCTGAGAAAGTTATGCAAGATGGGGATATAGAAATTATGTTTGACACATCTGTTCCAGCACATGAACTATCAATAAAGGAAATTCCAATTGAAGGACCTCTCCTCGAGTGTAATGAACAAGATGATCCATCCAACACAAAGGATGTGAAAGTACCTGTTGTTGATGATTTGATATCAAGGAGATCTTCTGACCAAAAGTTGAAATTGAGTCTGGATGTTTCCACTCGGTTACCAGATCATCTTGAAGTACGCAAGAATTCTCCAGTTTCTACAGATATTCCAGCTAATCATCCAGTTGCAGATTTAAAGCTATTAAATAAAAGTGCTTCCAATTCACCAGTTTCCAACTTGCTGGATTCAAATGATTGGTTCTGGAAGCCATTTACTGACATTCGGCAGATAGGCATAAGGGAATTCCAGAAAAGATTATTGCCAAAATTTGAATCTGTAAGCAGCTCCATTGCTGAATATATACCCACAGCCAATCAATTAATCACCGAGGAAGGTACACGGTTGCATATCCCTCTCAAGACGGACAATCATGTTGTGTCTGACTTCGAGGGTGAACCCTCAAGTATTATTGCATGTGCACTGGCCTTATTGAAAGATACATATGATGTATCAGAAGTTGATGATGAGGACGATAGAAATGAAGTTGGTATAACTTCAAATTCAACAGAAAGTTTGCATAGCTTGACCAATGGTACCTTAACTTCTTTTCAATCATTTTCAAGGAGTTCTTCAGATTCTGAGTCTGTACATTCTGCAGCAAGCAGTTCAGAAGAGTCACGAACCTCTCGTGCTACAGAAAACCATAGCATAGAGATTGCTATGGGTGGTGCGAAATCACTTGGCAGGGAAAAATATTCAGTGATATGTCATTATTTCAAGCAGTTTCGTGAACTTAGAAACTGGTGTTGCCCATCCGAGCTTGATTTTATTGCTTCATTAAGCCGCTGTAGGAATTGGGATGCCAAAGGTGGAAAAAGCAAATCCTATTTTGCAAAAACACTTGATGACAGATTCATCATAAAGGAAATAAAGAGGACAGAACTTGATTCATTTTTGGGGTTTTCTTCTTTGTATTTCAAACACATGAGAGAGTCATTTGAGTCTGGAAGTCAAACTTGTCTGGCAAAAGTCTTGGGGATCTATCAG GTTACTAAAAGACATGTCAAAAGTGGAAAAGAGGTTAAATATGACCTCATGGTGATGGAAAATCTTACCTATAATCGAAATATTACTCGCCAATATGATCTTAAAGGTGCCCTTTTTGCCCGGTACAATTCCGCTGCTGATGGTGATGGAGATGTTCTGTTGGATCAGAACTTTGTGAATGACATGAACTCTTCCCCATTATATGTCAGTCATAAAGCAAAGCGTGTTCTTCAACGCGCTGTTTGGAATGACACATCTTTTCTGAAT TCAATCAATGTGATGGATTACTCCTTGCTTGTTGGAGTAGATTCTCAGAAGCGCGAGCTAGTCTGCGGGATCATTGATTATCTCAGGCAATATACATGGGACAAGCATCTTGAGACATGGATGAAGTCATCACTTGTTGTGCCAAGAAATGTGTTGCCAACTGTAATCTCTCcaaaagaatacaaaaagaGGTTCAGAAAGTTTATGtctacatatttttttagtattccaGATCACTGGTGTTCTCAGAAATCCTCCAATCCTTGCAAACTTTGTTGCTCgggggaagaagatgatgatcaTGCTTCCCCAGACAAGCCCTAG